The DNA region TTGCCCTGTGCTCTGCTTGACTAAGTGCTGCATTCATCATGAACACTGTGCATATGGTTCCCTTTAATGGAAGGGATGACTTCCAGGACTGGAAAACCAAGATTGAATGCATCCTTGTAAAAGAAAAGGTTAATAAGGCTATTGTGAACAGATATGATGAAAATACTGCTGATGAGAAACTAAGGGATCTAAACGATAATGCAAGGGCAACAATTCTGTTAAACTTGAGTAGTTCTGTGGTAAGAAAGGTGTCTCATCATAAGAGTGCTAAAGACTTATGGGATTAACTGACCTCCTTATATTCTGCATCTTCTGAAACCCTTGCGTGGTCTTTGCAAAATCAGTTTATGTCATTTCAAATGGACTCCTCCAAAGATGTTGATTCTAATATGGATGACTTTAATAAGTTGCTTCAAGACTTGAAACTTGCTGGAGATGATAACATTGAAAAATATGCTCCTCAAATTTTGTTGGGTTCAATTCCTGAGTCATTTTCTGAAGTCAAGTCTGCATTAAAGTATGGTGGGTCTAAAGTAACATGTGATATGATTGTGAATGGTTTAAAAGCTAAAGAGAGTGAGCTGAAGGTTCACAAAACAAAGCCACTGCATGGTGAGGTCATGTTTGTTCACAAACATAAAAAGGGGTTTGATCAAAAGCCTAAAAAGCTTTGTTGGAACTGTGGTAAGCCTGGTCATTTTTCAAATAGGTGTAAATAGCCTAAGAAAAACAAGAGCTTTGTTCTTAATGAACCTGAACAGCATGCTAATAATGTGTTTGAAGATGATGGAGTCTATATGGTGCATGATCATGATTTTCAGTTCTTAAACTACTCCAATGCTGTTTCAAAGTCTGTTAGTTCAAATGAATGGTTGATTGATTCTGGCTGCACCTTCCATGTCACTCCTTTTGAGCATATGTTTCATAACCTACAGCATGTTAAGTCTGGGCATATTGCATTAGCTGATggtcaaaattgtgaaattttggGAAAGGGTGATATTTGCTTGAAGTTTGAAAATGAGAGTTTACTTATCTTAAATGATGTCAGATATGTGCCAAAATTGGAGTTCAGCCTGCTATCTGTGTCTAAACTTGCTGACAAGATGTTAAATGGCTCTGTGAATTACTTGAGTTTTCAATTTGAGAAAGATTCTATGTTGTATTTCTCTGCACCAAGAAAAGGTGGTTTATATGCTGTTTGTGCTGAGTCAGTCCCTTGCttgcttgaatcctcacaatctgctgctccaagtgaggtggagaatGTGAATGTTGTTAATCAAAGCAAGTATGAGTTTATGTTTCCTCCCCCCACTGTTGCTTTTGAGGTGGATCCTCAACCCAACATGCATGCTGAAccagaaaacttacttttttttttgatgaaattacattgtaaataatacaaaccacacacacacccaacctagtggttattgtggccgagagtactcgaacctgtgacctcttggacaacaggcaaccaccccaaccactagaccatcccaaggggacaacCAGAAAACTTACTTGAGCCTGTTATGAATGAACCTACTAATAATGAAACTTGGACACTAGTGGTAAAGCCCACTGAATGTTCTGTTGTTGAGTCCAAATTGTTGTTTAAAGTCAAGCATGAAACTAAGAATGTGAGATACAAAATTAAACTTATTGCTAAGGACTTTACACAAAAAGTAGGCCTTGATTACAATGTGGTTTCTGCTCCTGTTGTGAACTTTGATTGTGGTTAAAGTTTAGTCTCTGTGCTTGTGTGTGTGGCAAGTTCAGCCTCTGTGGCTGTTTGTCCCttgtcttttcttttcttgtgtTGTCTTTGTTTATGTTGTTGAGCTTTGTTTTGATCTGTGTGTCTGCTCTGCTCTTACTTGGTCTGGTCGTTTTTCTGTCTctgcatgtgtgtgtgttttgttgtGTCTGTGAGTCTTCAATGATAACCTTTCAGGTTTGAGAATGTGGTGATTTCCCCTTAGTTGGTCTTTGTGGCTTGAGACTGAGATTAATATGCATAATATTCATCTCACCCTCTATTGTCTTGTCTTTGTGATAGgatgatagtaaaaatggtTGTGATGATAAGCTCAAATCAAAGGCAGGCTCTTCCCTGGTGACATAATGATCATTGTGTCAAAGGTGGAATGTGGAGAGTTGGCCCAATTATCATTAACTCCTCTGGCCCAATACTCTTCCCTAGCCCAAATCTGTTACCCGGCCCATTCCCAAACCCTAAGCCCACTGCCCTTCAGATTTACTCCCCTCATCCTCACTTACCTGCGCCGCTTCATCTTTTTTCGCCGCCCGTCTCCTCGATCCCCACCTCCGACTTCAATGCTCCACCCTCCTTCCCAATGACCTCCACTCCTTTTTATCCTTGCTGCAAGTCTTTCAATTGTAAGGAAGTTTTCACACACTGTTTGACTCAGAAAGCTTTGCTATTCCTTCTTGAAGTGTCGTCGGATTCCTGTTCGTGGTTTCCTGATTGGTGACTGTGGGTGTGAACTTCGCTTCGATTGAGTGCTTGTATCACCGGATTCCTGTCCATCGGTTTCCTGGTTTGGTGATACTTTGTGGGTGTGTAAGCCATCGGAATCCTGTCCATCGGATTCTTGCTGCTGGTGGCTGTGCAATCGAGATTGGGGTGCTGATCTGTTTCTCCTGTTCCCTTTGAGCCGTGATCATTGAGCTGCCGGAAGGGCCCTGCCTACTGTGGgaaaaatctgagccaaagtgtcccaCAGACACATTTTTCCCAAACTCGAGTTTCCTCtgatttccttttcttttctctcttccTTTTGGTCTCTTATTGTTCCTTTTACTTGCTTGCTTTCTTCCCTGTTTGTGCAGAGCAGCGAAGTGgatccagagcagcgaagtcgacgagtgccagagcagagaagtcgaaactgccagagcagagaagtcgagtgtcagagcagcgaagtcggcaAAGgcttccagagcagcgaagtcgttGTCTgcagaggagaagaagaagacgaagatcCAAAGTACTTGAGTACGTgtggggaagacaggaggttcgggaaacaAGAGGTGTAACCCTGACTAGGCGAAGATACCTAACAGTCCAGTTGATAGAGAGTGGAGAGAAGGAGCAGTTGGTCGAATTGGTGAATGAGAGGTCCATgtagagaaagaaagaggagagTCGTTCGCACTCACCGGAGTCGGAGCAGCAGCCATCAGATCTGAAACAACCCCACCCACCACCGGAGAATGTCGCACAACTCCGGAGCCAGAGAAGGCCGCACAACAGCCTCTCCGACACGCACAACAGCCTCTCCGACACGCACAACTACCACGCCGCCGCCAATCAACTTTGTCCAGGACTCCATCGTCGATCAGGCCTCGTTGGTGGTCGataaagatgagagagagaaaaagaagagagagggaaagaggagagagagagaggctgtCGAGAAAGaagatgatatttttttttgaaattgtatAGTGTTTTTGTGATGATATATTagtggatatttttttaattttaattttaggggCAAGTTTGTCAATTAAcataaaaagtgggtatttttttaaagtttttatttgagtgagtaaattttaagtttactaaaaaaaatggCTACTTTCCTATATTGACTCtatatataaacacaaatatgcataactttGCACACTAatgcattgcatattttttGACAAcatcatgcatatttgtgtttatatatatgtatttttgtgtGCAATATAATGCATATTTGTGGTCAATACATATTTTTGTATGCaaagttatgcatatttgtgtttaattatatgcataattaaggCGGTGAACGATGTGCAGCAACAAAAGATATTTGACGGGTTGCATAGTGCAATGCAATGTTATACATATTTGTTTTTtcatatatgcatttttgtgtgccacattatatatatttatattcaattatatgtataattaagACGGCGAACAATATGCAACGTCGAGAGATACCTAATGGTTCGCAAAGTGCACTGTATTCTTGTGTgcaatgttatgcatatttgtatttatatatatgcattaaaaaaaattcaaatattaaaaaaaatatttttaattttttttaatatccaaaatttttattctcaatttacccctatatatattttgtCTTGAAAGACCGCTGCGCATTGTGATAATAAGTAACATATATCGGAGACGAGTAGTACATAATAACACTATGTTGTGTTGTTTTGGGAGGGAGGAGCAGTGAGACAGATGCTCATTGAGAACATAATAATACATTAATAGTTGTGGTTTGGGTTTTAATgtggaaacaaaagaaagagaatagaGATTGATTTGGCAGGAAGAGGCAAATGATAAGAATAGAGGGAGAGGGTGACCTTTGCCAACCACTCGTAGTCGTAGTCGTAGTCATAGTCGTTGATGTTCATGTATGGGCGGAAAAGTAAGCGAGAAGGCCAACCAAAGGAGCATTGATATAGGTGGTGGGCTCAGACTCCTGAAAGAAAGGCCTGGAGTCAGGGAAGGCATCGGAACTGTTTGGGCCGCCAACTACGGCACCAACTAATGTGTTTGGGTTGGGGTTTGGGCTCAAATAGTAACGAGACCCTGCTTTGCACCCAATGTGGGTAGGGTGGGCGTCCATGGATGGTAGCGAACTGCCGCGGTGGTGGATCCTCTCTGGATAGCGTCGCCCGTACCCCACCATGTACGACATTCTCAGTGGATTATCCCCAAGAATGTAGTCCACCTACAATATTCAACCAATATAATATGATTGCTGCTTGCATCATCTTATTCTTATTATCTTAATTGCAATAGAGTTGGAGGCGAAAGAGACCTGACGCTTGGCCAATCGTTTCAGCAGAGCAGGGGAGGCAGAGGTGTGGGCACATGGAACGGCGTGATTGGCATGGCTGAGATAATTGGAGTAAGCCAAAAGCAGAAATGAAAGGGACGTGACATGCTGCATGTTACTTCCACCAGCCTTGAATATCAGCCCACCTTCAAATTAGGAGTAGTAAATATTACTCGTCCCATTAACAACTACTCCATTAAATTAAACAAGCTACTCAGTATTTACCTGGAGAATACTGAACTTGAGGATTCGACATTCCAGGCAACAACGAACAAATAAAACCATCTGCGTTCATCTGGAATGATTTTAGATCATTGGATCTACCCATCAGGACTTCCTGCAATTTCAATGCTTAGTGATGATGAAAGCAGGCAGAGGCAGTTAGTATTAGTTAATTAGTAAGTAAACCTTGGAAAGGAGCACATTAATGCCGGCGTGTTTGTTATCCCAACCGAACTCATTAATGGAGTCTCCAGCTCGCAACACCACCTCGTTCCTCACTATGTACTCTCGGTACACTCGTCTCCGAGACGCCTTGTGCAGCCATGCCGCACCCCACAGCAGTTCATCCTGCACTTACACTTTCATTAATTATATCAactaattaattcattttagatTAGATATACACTTACCTGGTAACCATTCACATCGCAGTAAAAAGGGCACACTGCGTAGTGTAAGCTTGAACTATAGGCGCCACGGTGCTTGTCAGCGAACTCGAACACCTACGTACACCCATTCAcacatttcattttattttattttattttttaaacaaaataaaaaacaacaaCTCAATTCACATGCAAAAGTCTTTGTAAAGCAGAACACTGTTCTCTTTTTGCGACAGCACATTTATTTTTCACTCATATCATATGGACTGCCTTTTATTCTTATCATAATCATGCTTTTTATAGTATTACATCTCAGCATGATTTGTTGCCATAAAACAGGCGCTAATTACTCTTAATTGGACGTTTCATATTCTAATCCAAGCTACAATTAATAAATTTCTCATGTGGTTTTTCTTTGTTTAAACCGAAAATGAATTAGTGGGTCATGTAATTTACACTAAAATCAACCAAACATGAGTTAATGTAAATGCAGTCTGCATCTTTCAACATCAAACTGGGAAATTTATTGAAAAACGCAAAGGATGGAGTGGACTGGGAATTAAATCAGGCACTGTAACATTCTGCTCACTCACGTGAAGCTAAAAAAATAAAGTGTATGTTTGTGCAAATAAAGAAATTTGGCatgcattaaaaataaaatgtcaACTTACTTTGATGGCACGGGAGAGCAGCAGCCTAGAGTAGGCGGGGTCGCGTGAGCGGAAAACAATAGAGGCGGCGGCGAGAGCTGCGGCAGTCTCCCCGGCAACGTCGGAGCCTGGGTGATTGGCGTCAATCTTATAGGCGGTTCGCAAAGTGTCCATATCTTCGGGCCTTTCCCAACAGTTGTGGTCGGACAAGGGATCTCCTACCTGTACGTAAACGACGCCGTCGTGTGCGGTCGCCTTGAGCAGATAATCCGTCCCCCATTTCACTGCCTTGACTGCATTCCCAAGCTCACTCCCCATGGTTCTGCCGAAATCGATGACGCTCCACGACAGCAATGTGGTTGTGAACGCCATCGGGAAACCGAACTTCACGTTGTCGCCGGCGTCATAGTATCCTCCCGTCAAATCCACCTAATTCACAAGCCAAAATGGAGAATTAATTAGGAAAATTAAATGTAGGGCAGAAGAAAATTAGTTACTCACCCCGGCGGAGGCTCCGTCGTGCAAGGCGGAGTCCTTGCGCCAACGTAGGCGCTGGTCGGGTGGAAGTCTGCCAGAGCGCTGTCCTTCGAAGAAAAGAAGGCTCTTACGGAGGGCATCGTGGTAGTTGTGGGGGCTGGCGGCGCATTGGCGGtgaaggaggaggaggaggaggaggaagaagagagCGGTGGAGAATGACGGGAAACATGCCGGAAGGCGGCAAGGATTTCGCGCCATTCTGATTGAGTTGGTATGCTCGCTCGGGGCTCAAGTAAGACGAATAGCCGTTGCATTATTATACTCCATATATAGGAGAGGAGAGCACAAGGATGTATGTCATCGGATTCCTAGGGGATGGGGACACGTGGAAGGGTCTCATTGGACTGAGCTGTGAATACGGATGAAATAGTTGACCGGCTTTGACTGGGGAATTATGCTTATGCGAATGGAGGAGAACCTCTCATTGAATAGTGTGTTCGAGTGTGAATTACTCCGTATTTATCATTATATTTGAGTGTGTAATGTTATTTATATCGACAAAACGGAATATAAAAAAGTTGGTAAATAAGCGGTTTGATTTAATGAGAGACGGTGTGGGCGAATATCGTGTGAAGGAGGGAAATTGAATGGGAGAATGGTGGTTCTGAATTCTGATGACCGCCAGTTGATGAGCAACACATGGAGAGCCTGAAAAGTAGAACTTGGTGGGGCCGGGTCGGGTATATTACTTATTTAGACTGATGAGTTTTGGAGCAAGTGTAATTTGCTAGGATCGATGGATCATGTGAGAGAGATGTGATGATGCATTTGGACTGTTGCTGCTCCAAACTCAATCAATTCTCTAAAACCCGGATATACCAGTTGCACATATTTGATTGTTTCAATGTTAAACAGGATTAGTaatattattgtatttatatgtaCATGTACTAGTTCTCAATCTTGTCAAATATCCCATACGTCAAGTGTGTAATTGGTTTTACGTCAATGGCCTTAGAGCAACTGCAGCGCCTCTGTCGAAGCCGGGATCGACCCGCGTCGAAGGAGACGGCCGCGCGCTGGAGACGCGGCCAGATGCGAGGCGAGGTCGAAGCCTGGACCCGgggcgagagaggagagagtatGGCACGGACgcgcccaattttttttttaaaaaaaaacaaaaattgttaattttgaattaattcgaccgtttgctattttttttctaaatcgACCGTTGATTTCAACGgctattttgaatttaattttttttttcttttttccccttctataaataccactcttCCACTCTTTCAAATTCACCAACATCTTCAACTACAATATTCTCTCCCAAAAAtaattctctcttctacatttCCAAAGATGGATCGTGAATTCGATGAATACCTCGAGCAACAAGGCGGAACGAGGCTTCCaatgatggggtttgctccaTTTTCACAAGCCTCCAATGTCTTGGCTACGGGAAATGTTCCTACGCCAGTGGCGAACGCCAACGTTCAAGAAGAGCCGGAGGAGGTGAAGCCAAAAGCCAAGGGCACCCGCGCTGCATATTCTAGCGAGGAGTCCGAGCTCGTGGCAATATTGTGGGCGGAGGCAACCCACAATCCTGTTTTGGGGACCTCCCaaaagttgctccaatattggAGAGCAATCGCCGAGAAGTTCAACGCGCTCAATACGTTGGGAGCGCCGCCGCGAAAGCCGGATCATCTCAAGTCCCACTTCGCCCGTGTCCAAAAGGAGACAAAATTCTTCGAGGGCTTCTACAACACTTGCAAGGACAATTAGGGGAATGGTATGAGCGGCGATCAAATCTTCCAACAAGCCCAGACGATGTTCGAGGCGAATTTTAAAAAGCAATTCTCCTACGTCAAAGCTTGAAAAGTGCTTCGTGACTGCCAAAGATTCACGTCGCAAGCCGGGGATGTCCACTCCGCCAAAaagtcgaagggctccgatggtggagcaaccactacttcttcggagccgagtgtcacggcgagaccccaaggccaaaaagcggCAAAACGAGACAAGGGCAAGGCGAAGAAGGGAGAAGGGTCTTCGGGAGTAGGTTCGACGTTCTCCGACGCcctcgagaaggtggccgaaagcATGAGGGAGCATGCTCGCAAAACGGGGAAAATCGCCGAGgtcaaaaaaatgcaagccgagatgaaactggaggagatggatatgaagctcttgaacaaggacacgacgggtatgacggatgcacaattggccttgcacaaccacctagtccaagaagttctcaagcgtcgagggcttatttaaattagaaaattatgttattttttattttattatcgtattttaattatgtttttaattttatttaaattattgtaatgtagaattttaattctaatgaaatttgaattttaaaaataaaagtgtaga from Salvia miltiorrhiza cultivar Shanhuang (shh) unplaced genomic scaffold, IMPLAD_Smil_shh original_scaffold_266, whole genome shotgun sequence includes:
- the LOC131003742 gene encoding endoglucanase 8-like, whose translation is MARNPCRLPACFPSFSTALFFLLLLLLLHRQCAASPHNYHDALRKSLLFFEGQRSGRLPPDQRLRWRKDSALHDGASAGVDLTGGYYDAGDNVKFGFPMAFTTTLLSWSVIDFGRTMGSELGNAVKAVKWGTDYLLKATAHDGVVYVQVGDPLSDHNCWERPEDMDTLRTAYKIDANHPGSDVAGETAAALAAASIVFRSRDPAYSRLLLSRAIKVFEFADKHRGAYSSSLHYAVCPFYCDVNGYQDELLWGAAWLHKASRRRVYREYIVRNEVVLRAGDSINEFGWDNKHAGINVLLSKEVLMGRSNDLKSFQMNADGFICSLLPGMSNPQVQYSPGGLIFKAGGSNMQHVTSLSFLLLAYSNYLSHANHAVPCAHTSASPALLKRLAKRQVDYILGDNPLRMSYMVGYGRRYPERIHHRGSSLPSMDAHPTHIGCKAGSRYYLSPNPNPNTLVGAVVGGPNSSDAFPDSRPFFQESEPTTYINAPLVGLLAYFSAHT